TTTTCCGTTTGTAAGTAAATGGGggattttttattcttaaatagaacagaatcaattttttaatgaagGTTCTCCAcagaatttatttaaataaattaaacagttCGAAGAAATGCCAATCACTCACTTTTctgtaaatataaattaactattCTCTGCAgaccaaaaaataaaagaaaattccaAAGACGTCTTATTAATCCTTAACCGTTTCATTTTATTCCCCCATGACCAACAAACAAAAGGAATTTAACTTTTCAACTTGCATAATAGTATTCAACAAGGAAGTTAAAGTGGACAGAAATCTAAAGTGGACGTTACTAGTTATCTTAGGCTTCTCCAAATTTCGGATCATCATAATAGTGATATAATACAACTGAAAAACCAGCTTCTCATTTgagattgaaaataataaataaatatatgtacatatatctTTTGTGaacaataattacaaaataattggattttctGAGGGAGACTTCAAGGTATCGAATCAAATATTGGGTATTGGTTTGTGGAAACAAAGTCCCTATGTTGACTAGAGTGCCTCATCACTATCTGAATCATCAAGTTCAAGACCTTCTGCTGCCAAGAGACGGCTGAtagtcttcttcttttcttcctcggCCTTTCTTCGCATCAAATCTCTCTTCTTTAGTACAAGTGTGTGCCTTTTAAGGGTATTTGAGTAATAATCGGCCGATGCCTTCTTTTCTCTTGCCAGAATCCTCCTAGCTTCATCAGGATCAGTCTGAGATTATGTAAAATAATTCCAATCAGATGCATAGAAAAAATTGGAACATTGCTCAGAGAACAGATTACATGTGATACTGATTCTTTCCAATACCATTCTCGAGAGAAAAACAAATGTGCCATGTTATATACGAAGCTAGGATCATTAATAGTTTTAAGTTCACTCAAACATGGAAGTGACGGACTTATTCACGTAAGAAACCAGGTTGTAATGTTGATTATGGTTGTTGGAAGAAAATTTGACAAAACTATGACCTAGTCTTCTTGACAACCATTCAAGCCTACATTACATTAAGATGGCAACATTTTCAAGCATACCACAATACCTTTGAACGAGAAAGTTGACGCACACGAAGATTTAACTCGCGCTGTTGCTGTTCAGCCCAAGCAGCAATTGCCATATCACCCCGCTGATCAAAAGCTTTACGCTTTTTTATAAGCCACTCCATCCATGCCTGAGATGCctgaagaaaacaaagaagcACAGTGGTCAAGAATAAGAAAAGTAAACATATTCTAATTACAGCAGAAGTGTACATCCCTTATTATCCATTTTAAAAGTTAGTAAAAACAACGCTTGGAGAATCAGAGGCTACTCTGCTTTAGATGTTAAGCTGACGAGAAATTGGAAAGCAgaacatgaaaaatatattctctGTACACAGATGAAACAGTAGTTATTTGATGAAGTTCTGCAGTTTGATATGCTAATACAATGGATAGAAAATCTTAGTATTTCTTTCCTTCCTAAAGGATTAAAAAATGAAGCGGTTTTGACTGTTCACTAACATCCATTAACATCTAAAGATTATGGTAGTCAAACAGTTCATATGGTAGATACATCTTAATTAAcgttatgttttcttttcatacAATACATATTAGTTTTATTGACCACcttaaaaatagaagaaattgTAGTAATACTTCAACACTATTGCTCAAAGAATTTGTTCACGCTTGATACTAGGAACAAGAGCATATTATTATCCACTTAAAATACCATATAACAAGATCCATACCCGTTCAGAAGTACAAACAAgtgtaaattaaaattctaagaGTCAACAACTGATAATCAAACAGTTCAAAAACTATTACCTTCATAGGGTTGACCCGGTTATCGATATCATACTGTCTTCGGCTCTCTCCATCTATAAGCAATTCATAAGCAGCTTGAATCTTGATGAATCTAGCTTCTGCTGTTTCACCTTCTTCAAGGTTACCTCTGCCATCATAGACTTGAAGAGTAAAGAAAACAGAGTTAGTACGTATTGAGTGAGAGATTATACTCCGCTTTTATAAACAGTACCAGCACAGAACAGCTGTTTCACAACTAAGTTGTGTGGCACACAGTTGAAGAAACAGCACTAGCCATAACTGCTTCGTAGGAACATTCttgtaaagaaaaataaaatatatcccACGTTCCAGAAGACTAGCATTTAAAACAAGATGTAAAATCTCAAAATCATAACTGATAAGTAGTTGCCTGGCTTCATCTTGAATAAACATAATATGCTGCTAGATATAGCATCAGGCCACCACAACCAGCAATGTTAAATATCAAATTGAAAGATACATTTCAAATGACACTTCAAGAAAGCAAGTAGCTAAGATGGAGGTACACACCATCTGGATGATAAAATTTGGCCAAGCGTCTGTAAGCAATTTTTATCCGCTCCTCATCAGCATCTCCTTCCAATTCTGTTGTTCACCAGACAATTGGAGAAGGAACTGTCAAACAAGTATGCAGAGGAATTTTCCATCTCTATTCTCTTCCTACAGAAAAAAGAAATTCGTTTCCACTCCTAAAGCTTAGATTCTCCCTAAACACTTGTAGCAGAAAAAAGCATGTTCAGTTAATGAAAGTTTAAATCATTttgatcttttattttcttctgcaataagttcttaataaaaagtttatttgattAATGCTTAAGCAATTTTCGATTTCAGCGTTACccattatttcttctctttctaaGATTCTTTTTTTACCTCAAAGCCGGTTTTCTTTTCCCCATTTTCTCAGTAACGCGAATTGTCAacaaacttgaaattaaaaattaccaaGAGTTTCATATGGGGATTTTTGTTCAGCCCAATTCGATGCCTTGGCCACGGTTCTCCTCTGATTCACGCGAAACCATGGATTCGAACCCCAAGAACCGATCGTAGAGTACAGAAACGGCGACGGCAAACGGGGCTTGCAATTAGGGTTTGGAAACGAAATAGATCGAAACTGGTGTCTGCAACTAATAAAAGAGAACACCGTCTGAGGTCTACACAGGGTTCTCAGATTGCTCATAGTTTCTCCAGATTTTTGAAACTCTTCACTCGGTGCCAATTCGAGTTATAAGAACAAAACCCTTTCTTCTAGGTAGTGGAAGACGTGAATGAAGAGAAGAGGTTCTGGGCCCCTCAACGATAACTCACACCCATGAATCTAACAGAATCCTTAAAGTTTTGTCAGATTTTTTGCTGCAATTCTTCTTAGAGATgaaatatgattttctttttttctgtttctgGTGAACGACAGCCGCGAATATTTTCCCCGGGAAACTTATGGACTAGAGTTACTGATTGtgaatttttatcaattaagttttttatttttttttatatattgtgatagtaaaataaacaaacattaataaaaaaatcataaataaactggactttaaatgattatatgaaaattagtaaatttattACACAATAACTTGTAGTTAAATTACATGTGTAAAAACTGAATACATGTATACTCTACCTTTTCCTTTCAATTTATATTGtgatcatatatttttaaattttaaaatgccTGTATAGTATAGCCACAAAATtggaattatttttttctttacttttcacgtataataaacaaaaatagatAAGTTCAAAGTAAAGTAATAAAGTTTCTTCTAAGATAGCAGAAAGATTCTCATAGTGATATAGCACTTCAGATGATACACTGTTTATGTACAATCATACTCTCTACAGCTACAGCAGCAAATCACATAATTTGCTTCCTGGTAGTACACTAACTTTTGATAATCATACATTCATATCCAAAACTCAGAAACAGTTCTGCAGAGCACATAACAGATCGTCCAGTTGAAGTTATGCAGTACGAGGTACATGTTTCTTCCTTTAAGGAAACTAGGGAAGTTCACATGGACGAGAATTCCAAAGAGAGCAAAGAGTGCGAACACGGTGAAAGTATTCCCCAAGAGCCAGCAAGCCACGAGCAGCTTGATGAGTTGAGAGTATGCGTGACATGTGAAGCAGAGTTTGTTGTCTAAGGTGATCTGCCTGTGGAGAACAAAATGCATTTGATTTCTTCATGACAGTGTTACAAATGACCAAATATTTCATTCATAGGTCAGAATTAGTAAATTTTAAGTTGTAAGAATTTCCAATGTACTATTCCTTGCATGTTTTTTTGggttcttttataaaattagagtTTTACCTAAAATTCTCGATAGAGAActtcatataaattttatatgtaattagTAGGTTTCTCAAATGGGGAATATCAGTCTGTACCATCTCaaaaagaattacaaaaaaatggGCATGCACTTACCTGGCTTACAAAACCTTCTAGTGCCTCAAATTTGTCTATAGCAAGAGCCATCTGAAGTCCGAAGTTTCCTACACCCAATGGATCAA
This Vigna angularis cultivar LongXiaoDou No.4 chromosome 4, ASM1680809v1, whole genome shotgun sequence DNA region includes the following protein-coding sequences:
- the LOC108330843 gene encoding chaperone protein dnaJ 20, chloroplastic: MSNLRTLCRPQTVFSFISCRHQFRSISFPNPNCKPRLPSPFLYSTIGSWGSNPWFRVNQRRTVAKASNWAEQKSPYETLELEGDADEERIKIAYRRLAKFYHPDVYDGRGNLEEGETAEARFIKIQAAYELLIDGESRRQYDIDNRVNPMKASQAWMEWLIKKRKAFDQRGDMAIAAWAEQQQRELNLRVRQLSRSKTDPDEARRILAREKKASADYYSNTLKRHTLVLKKRDLMRRKAEEEKKKTISRLLAAEGLELDDSDSDEAL